One region of Bdellovibrio bacteriovorus genomic DNA includes:
- the fliD gene encoding flagellar filament capping protein FliD, with protein sequence MAGIRFSGMASGLPPNIVEQLMEAERIPVKQMEVQKTKQEDKLKLVTELETKVSDITKNLGELTSTSGFIDKKFVSGDPNVIEGQVDPNSAIPGDYSIEVVQLAQKPAAISNGFPDKNETQIGVGYIKFDTPEGVKEVYINGKNSTLEGVMKQINAANVGLKAQVLEDRKDADNPFKLLISGLSTGKDSQVTFPKIYLLDGDQDMYFDQSRPAQNAKVKVDGFEIELPDNKSTDLIPGVTLDFKSAAPGREIRMSVKENLEVISGKIKSFVDSYNAALDFIQKQNKLQAGDGKNPKLGPLGGDGMLRSIENSLRRVILNPTMGVDTPIRRVGELGIEFNRNGTLNFNQDKFNKVLNANPAGVAAFFRGDGFNTGFVSGLKREIGNLLNGQFGTIANRKKGLTDRINQVNGRIETKERQLERKEESLRRKFADLESKMSDMQAQQARFAAMAPKAG encoded by the coding sequence ATGGCAGGAATACGTTTTTCAGGGATGGCCTCTGGCTTACCACCAAATATCGTTGAGCAGCTGATGGAAGCTGAGCGTATTCCTGTGAAACAAATGGAAGTGCAGAAAACCAAGCAGGAAGACAAATTAAAACTTGTCACTGAGTTGGAAACGAAAGTCAGCGATATCACCAAAAATCTGGGTGAACTGACTTCGACAAGCGGATTCATCGACAAGAAATTTGTTAGCGGTGATCCGAATGTGATTGAGGGACAGGTGGATCCCAATTCGGCAATTCCAGGGGACTATTCGATTGAAGTTGTGCAGCTGGCGCAAAAGCCCGCGGCGATTTCAAACGGTTTTCCCGATAAGAATGAAACGCAAATCGGTGTGGGCTACATCAAGTTCGATACACCCGAAGGCGTGAAAGAAGTTTATATTAACGGCAAAAATTCGACGTTAGAAGGCGTTATGAAACAAATCAACGCTGCAAACGTGGGATTGAAAGCACAAGTTTTGGAAGACCGAAAGGATGCGGATAATCCTTTTAAACTTTTGATCTCTGGTCTTTCCACAGGAAAAGACAGCCAGGTGACTTTCCCGAAGATTTATCTTTTGGATGGGGACCAGGATATGTACTTCGATCAATCCCGCCCGGCGCAAAACGCGAAGGTGAAGGTAGACGGATTTGAAATCGAGCTTCCTGATAATAAATCCACGGATTTGATTCCGGGAGTGACGTTGGACTTTAAATCGGCGGCTCCGGGACGTGAAATCCGTATGAGCGTGAAAGAAAACTTGGAAGTGATCAGCGGAAAAATCAAAAGTTTCGTTGATTCTTACAATGCGGCCTTGGATTTCATCCAAAAGCAAAACAAATTGCAGGCGGGTGACGGGAAGAATCCAAAGCTGGGTCCTTTGGGCGGTGATGGAATGCTTCGTTCCATCGAAAACTCACTTCGTCGCGTGATTTTAAATCCGACGATGGGGGTTGATACTCCGATCCGCCGTGTGGGTGAATTGGGAATTGAGTTTAACAGAAACGGTACTTTGAACTTCAACCAGGACAAATTCAACAAAGTGTTGAATGCGAACCCGGCAGGAGTGGCCGCCTTCTTCCGAGGCGACGGTTTCAATACGGGCTTCGTGTCAGGATTGAAAAGAGAAATCGGAAACCTGCTAAACGGTCAGTTCGGTACGATTGCCAATCGCAAAAAGGGACTGACAGATCGTATTAATCAGGTCAACGGACGTATCGAAACCAAAGAGCGTCAGTTGGAAAGAAAAGAAGAAAGTCTGCGACGTAAATTCGCGGATCTGGAATCGAAAATGTCGGACATGCAGGCGCAACAGGCACGTTTCGCGGCAATGGCTCCGAAAGCAGGGTAG
- the fliS gene encoding flagellar export chaperone FliS, protein MNKNAYQKYKTTSVQSASREKILLMLYEGAIKFTKLAIKAAEEKKIADRGMNIGRAFDIIMELNNTLDHKVGGDVAVQLEQLYMFMMEQYTKANISGDPEPLRANLKLLNTLYDGWVQAVEKLKKETDKAG, encoded by the coding sequence ATGAACAAGAATGCGTATCAGAAATATAAAACGACGTCGGTACAAAGTGCCAGTCGCGAAAAAATTCTTTTGATGCTCTATGAAGGAGCCATCAAATTCACCAAGCTTGCAATCAAAGCTGCTGAAGAAAAGAAGATTGCAGACCGTGGAATGAATATCGGCCGTGCTTTCGATATCATCATGGAATTAAACAACACGCTGGACCACAAGGTCGGCGGTGATGTCGCTGTTCAGCTGGAACAGCTTTATATGTTCATGATGGAACAATACACCAAAGCCAACATCTCGGGCGATCCAGAACCTTTAAGAGCAAATCTAAAGCTTCTGAACACGCTTTATGATGGTTGGGTGCAAGCAGTTGAAAAATTGAAAAAAGAAACAGATAAAGCAGGCTAA
- a CDS encoding tetratricopeptide repeat protein, producing MLENQIVQKSSEVSGSISNTESQIEESGKIYFDPQQAIAEFEAESQTEKETSVQDPRVAKFIQNAKLLMKHKEYALAMNLLRQASNVDSKNPATLQLLASCLETTSRLDEALIARKTLAKVDYSFENMCRYATTLYKLGRDQEALDKYFEALAILTEENDHLFEVYKNMGNIFVRQGDFDGAEEYYNKAYTMNAQSDVLLVNFGTLEVQRNDFEKSLYCFRKAVEINPENDKAWVGLAMVHNQFGDSDLAWANIESALDINPQNRTAVHLAANWGLRDGKIQKAIDALQSYLSSVEEDEDMSLVLINLFCSAGQVDKALIEMERVLLWNPDHKEVRALKKKILQSQKVA from the coding sequence ATGTTGGAAAATCAGATCGTTCAAAAGTCCAGTGAAGTTTCTGGAAGCATTTCAAATACCGAATCACAAATTGAAGAGTCCGGTAAAATCTATTTTGATCCGCAACAAGCTATCGCGGAATTTGAAGCCGAATCACAAACAGAAAAAGAAACTTCTGTTCAAGATCCTCGTGTTGCTAAGTTTATTCAAAATGCAAAATTGTTGATGAAGCACAAAGAGTACGCTTTGGCGATGAATCTTCTTCGTCAAGCCAGCAATGTGGACTCTAAAAATCCTGCCACTTTGCAGTTGCTTGCTTCATGCCTAGAGACAACGTCTCGCCTGGATGAGGCTTTGATCGCGCGCAAGACATTGGCGAAAGTGGACTATAGTTTTGAGAACATGTGCCGTTATGCCACGACTCTCTATAAACTAGGTCGCGATCAGGAAGCTCTCGATAAATACTTTGAGGCTTTGGCGATCCTGACTGAAGAAAACGATCATCTTTTTGAAGTCTATAAGAATATGGGAAACATCTTTGTTCGTCAGGGCGATTTTGATGGTGCGGAAGAGTACTATAATAAAGCCTACACAATGAATGCTCAAAGTGACGTACTGCTTGTGAACTTCGGTACTTTGGAAGTTCAAAGAAACGATTTTGAAAAATCCTTATATTGCTTCCGTAAAGCTGTTGAAATCAATCCTGAAAATGACAAAGCTTGGGTGGGCCTTGCGATGGTTCACAACCAATTTGGTGATAGCGACCTTGCTTGGGCCAATATTGAATCTGCTTTGGATATCAATCCGCAAAACCGTACTGCCGTGCACTTAGCGGCGAACTGGGGCTTGCGTGACGGTAAAATCCAAAAAGCTATCGATGCTCTTCAGTCTTATCTTTCTTCTGTGGAAGAAGATGAAGACATGTCTTTAGTTCTTATCAATCTTTTCTGCTCAGCGGGGCAGGTCGACAAGGCTCTGATTGAAATGGAAAGAGTCCTTTTGTGGAACCCGGATCATAAAGAAGTTCGCGCTTTAAAAAAGAAAATTCTTCAATCGCAAAAGGTGGCTTAA
- a CDS encoding glycosyltransferase family 9 protein has translation MKILVLSLLRLGDIIQQAPLLKGLREKNPHAEIHLLLNRQFANVEKILDGVVDHYIYFERETLQKGLSDASANILWSYQQVEKLVESLNGQGFDQAINLTHNKLSAYLLGTLEIADKRGLYQAEGRFQGLSNRWLRYFNDRFSGTQKSLFHYVELLGKAFDIPVQTEIATTPRKKSKLVLLQCLTSDSKKNWGLERFAQLKRTIEISLVDYEVMVLGASFERETLLEFFSEKDLLICDLPEARKHLQSAALLVTGDTSIKHMAAQIGTPIVEIAIGSSDPSKTAAYSSQALVIQTQAGCAPCVHSQACPQPTHLCAEDVSVEQVFGAVWDQLSGEKMAQRSLQLSLEKAVWTLYLDKANSQVEPFYALAAAEFLNSHPTEELQNVLSAWNEKSEQYRQWLKKAFEVLPTREELAVKRSFQTSDISDLILCAQDILKSKKDEVGYFQVFVEALLSRFNQPVQIYDRVSAALQEVEELLTIRESFTRHLQTISMEGAYYAKGIGQLSISGFEETRKSLQPNPQNAEL, from the coding sequence ATGAAGATATTAGTTCTGTCGCTCTTGAGATTGGGCGACATTATTCAACAAGCTCCATTGCTTAAAGGCCTGCGTGAGAAAAATCCTCACGCCGAAATTCATTTGCTCTTAAATCGTCAGTTCGCCAATGTCGAAAAGATTTTGGATGGGGTGGTCGATCATTATATCTATTTCGAGCGTGAAACTTTGCAAAAGGGCTTAAGTGACGCTTCGGCGAACATTTTATGGTCGTATCAGCAGGTGGAAAAACTTGTGGAAAGCCTTAATGGGCAAGGGTTTGATCAAGCGATCAACTTGACTCATAACAAACTAAGCGCTTATTTGCTGGGGACTCTTGAGATCGCGGATAAGCGTGGTCTTTACCAGGCGGAGGGACGCTTTCAAGGTTTGTCGAACCGTTGGCTTAGATACTTTAACGATCGCTTTTCTGGAACTCAAAAATCTTTGTTCCATTACGTCGAGCTTCTGGGGAAAGCTTTTGATATCCCAGTGCAGACGGAAATTGCGACGACGCCACGTAAAAAAAGCAAACTCGTGCTGCTTCAGTGTCTTACAAGCGACTCCAAGAAAAACTGGGGACTTGAACGATTCGCTCAATTGAAGCGCACAATAGAAATTTCTTTGGTGGATTACGAAGTCATGGTTCTGGGGGCCTCTTTTGAAAGAGAAACCTTGTTGGAGTTCTTCTCTGAAAAAGATCTTCTAATCTGTGATCTGCCCGAAGCGCGCAAGCACTTGCAAAGTGCGGCTTTGTTGGTCACCGGAGATACAAGTATTAAACACATGGCGGCTCAGATCGGCACCCCGATTGTGGAAATCGCTATTGGAAGCAGTGATCCTTCAAAAACGGCAGCTTATTCTTCTCAAGCCTTGGTTATTCAAACTCAAGCTGGCTGTGCGCCTTGCGTGCACTCGCAAGCTTGTCCTCAGCCAACTCATCTTTGCGCTGAGGATGTATCCGTTGAACAGGTTTTCGGTGCGGTATGGGACCAGTTGAGCGGCGAAAAGATGGCGCAAAGAAGTTTACAGCTCTCTTTAGAAAAAGCCGTGTGGACTTTGTATTTAGATAAGGCGAATTCCCAAGTTGAGCCCTTTTATGCTTTGGCAGCGGCTGAGTTTTTAAACTCTCATCCGACGGAAGAACTGCAGAATGTTTTGTCTGCTTGGAATGAAAAGTCGGAACAATACCGTCAGTGGTTGAAGAAAGCCTTTGAAGTATTGCCAACGCGCGAAGAACTGGCAGTTAAAAGAAGTTTCCAAACTTCCGATATTTCGGACTTAATTCTTTGCGCTCAGGATATTCTGAAGTCGAAAAAAGATGAGGTCGGTTATTTCCAGGTTTTTGTGGAAGCTTTGTTATCTCGCTTTAATCAACCTGTGCAAATCTATGATCGTGTGTCAGCAGCTTTGCAAGAAGTTGAAGAATTATTAACTATTCGTGAATCATTCACTCGTCATTTGCAAACAATCTCCATGGAAGGGGCATATTATGCAAAAGGAATTGGACAATTATCTATCAGTGGCTTTGAAGAGACTCGAAAAAGCCTACAGCCAAATCCTCAAAACGCAGAGCTATAA
- a CDS encoding glycosyltransferase family 9 protein, with the protein MKILVTQLARLGDIYMSWPAMRALRRAHPDAEIHFLTRPRFEGAVEGLTAIDKHLSLPVSSILAPLVQENADIESALQTLNESVDALRDENYDWIINLTFSPASSYLTHAVTNPAATVTGYTRYNDGSLCLSDEVSSYFYAQVGIDKPNRVHVVDVMASMLNLEYIESDFAAPQVGSFATTLPETYLVLHVGASEKHKSLSPENWAKVLQPLAATQIPIVLIGAQGEAELAEEIQAHAIENEFVNLVGQTKISDIFAVLQDAELLIGCDSAPIHMASLTDTPTFNVSIGEVNYWETGPKSTLGFIYRAENEEALNAARVGECILGLLQGQAAPELITRAAGLVSYEKNETAQERFQWDLVQALYLGGAYPLADRMEILQGASQLADINQFAMEQIRLIPEKGLQNVGPFLDRAEEVIESISRMVPELSPLISWYQAEKVRVGPGTLEEICTAALDVHERLARHVHVYVPQEALIEQEQERKEVCDGTL; encoded by the coding sequence ATGAAAATACTCGTCACACAACTCGCTAGACTTGGCGATATTTACATGTCATGGCCGGCGATGCGCGCTTTACGTCGTGCGCACCCAGATGCAGAAATTCATTTCCTCACTCGTCCTCGATTCGAAGGCGCCGTGGAAGGATTGACGGCGATTGATAAACATCTTTCTTTGCCGGTCAGTTCAATTCTTGCTCCTTTGGTGCAAGAAAATGCAGATATTGAATCAGCTTTGCAAACATTGAACGAATCCGTAGATGCACTTCGCGATGAAAACTATGATTGGATTATCAATCTGACGTTTTCCCCGGCATCGAGCTATCTTACTCATGCTGTCACAAATCCGGCAGCTACGGTAACGGGTTACACTCGTTATAACGACGGAAGTTTGTGCCTGTCTGACGAGGTCAGCTCTTATTTCTATGCGCAAGTGGGTATTGATAAGCCTAACCGCGTTCACGTCGTGGATGTTATGGCTTCGATGTTGAATTTAGAATACATCGAGTCTGACTTCGCAGCTCCGCAAGTTGGCAGTTTTGCCACGACTCTTCCGGAGACTTATTTAGTCTTGCACGTGGGTGCGAGTGAAAAACACAAGTCTTTGTCTCCGGAAAATTGGGCGAAAGTGCTTCAACCGCTTGCCGCAACGCAAATCCCGATCGTTCTTATTGGAGCGCAGGGTGAAGCAGAACTGGCCGAAGAAATCCAAGCTCACGCGATCGAAAATGAATTCGTCAACCTAGTAGGTCAGACGAAAATTTCTGATATCTTCGCGGTCTTACAAGACGCCGAACTTTTAATTGGCTGCGACAGTGCACCGATCCACATGGCTTCTTTGACGGATACGCCGACATTCAATGTCAGTATCGGTGAGGTGAACTATTGGGAAACCGGGCCAAAATCCACTTTGGGATTCATTTATCGCGCTGAGAATGAAGAAGCTCTGAATGCCGCTCGTGTTGGTGAGTGCATTCTAGGTCTCTTACAAGGTCAGGCGGCGCCGGAGCTTATCACTCGCGCAGCCGGTCTTGTCAGTTACGAAAAGAATGAAACGGCTCAAGAGCGTTTTCAATGGGACTTAGTACAAGCACTTTATTTGGGTGGGGCTTATCCTTTAGCGGATCGCATGGAAATTCTTCAAGGTGCAAGCCAGTTGGCTGATATCAATCAGTTCGCCATGGAGCAAATCCGTCTTATTCCCGAGAAGGGCTTGCAAAATGTCGGTCCTTTCTTGGATCGCGCAGAAGAAGTGATCGAAAGTATTAGCCGAATGGTTCCGGAACTGAGTCCTCTTATTAGCTGGTATCAAGCGGAGAAAGTCCGTGTAGGTCCCGGCACTTTAGAGGAAATCTGTACCGCAGCTTTGGATGTGCATGAACGATTGGCTCGCCATGTTCATGTCTACGTTCCTCAAGAGGCTCTGATCGAACAAGAGCAAGAGCGCAAGGAGGTCTGCGATGGAACGCTTTAA